A genomic stretch from Marinobacter fonticola includes:
- a CDS encoding alpha/beta fold hydrolase, translating into MTVDDLVVPLGQGVRVQAQRLRQARGDGPVLVFLHESLGNIALWKRFPRRLAEATGLDALVYERRGYGASSDEPLPRPYNYQAQEGTVWLPRLLDALAIDEVILVGHSDGGSIALIAAAALGDRVKGLITMAAHTWADHLTVKGIRDMRRRYLEEGIREKLLRHHGERTDALFQAWHDVWLDEGFQQSLDFAPWLDAIQCPAMIIQGDDDEYGVPEQVTDIVNGIGRHATPVFLPETGHSPHLQRPERVLSLICDFVRLKVDQKKPDF; encoded by the coding sequence ATGACCGTTGACGACCTCGTTGTTCCGCTGGGGCAGGGCGTTAGGGTTCAGGCTCAGCGTCTGCGCCAAGCGCGCGGTGACGGACCGGTGTTGGTCTTCCTGCACGAATCCCTGGGCAATATTGCCCTGTGGAAACGGTTTCCCCGTCGCTTGGCGGAAGCGACCGGCCTCGACGCCCTGGTTTATGAACGCCGGGGTTATGGCGCCTCCAGTGACGAACCGTTGCCGCGCCCTTACAACTATCAGGCGCAGGAAGGAACGGTGTGGCTGCCGCGTCTGCTGGACGCTCTGGCAATCGACGAGGTGATACTGGTAGGTCACAGCGATGGCGGCTCCATTGCCTTGATCGCTGCTGCGGCGCTGGGGGATCGGGTGAAAGGACTGATTACCATGGCGGCCCACACCTGGGCGGATCACCTCACCGTGAAGGGTATCCGCGATATGCGGCGGCGCTATCTGGAGGAGGGCATCCGCGAAAAGCTGCTGCGTCATCACGGTGAGCGTACCGACGCGCTGTTCCAGGCCTGGCACGACGTGTGGCTGGACGAAGGATTTCAGCAATCTCTCGATTTTGCGCCCTGGCTGGACGCCATCCAATGCCCGGCTATGATCATTCAGGGCGATGACGACGAATACGGCGTTCCAGAGCAGGTGACCGATATTGTGAATGGTATTGGTCGCCACGCGACGCCGGTCTTTCTGCCCGAAACCGGCCATTCGCCCCATCTACAGCGGCCGGAGAGAGTGCTGTCGTTGATTTGCGACTTCGTACGACTAAAGGTTGATCAAAAAAAGCCCGATTTTTAA
- a CDS encoding PaaI family thioesterase produces the protein MTVTFEELQAFLAEQFPQGARYGTLEGLGDGWAEMKLEVDEGHLRPGGTVSGPAMMGLADVALYAALLGKIGLVPLAVTSNLNINFLRKPVAHSPIRARANMLRIGRATGVGQVYVYSEGMEEPVAHATITYSIPANR, from the coding sequence ATGACCGTCACGTTCGAAGAGTTGCAAGCCTTCCTTGCCGAGCAATTTCCTCAGGGTGCCCGGTACGGCACCTTGGAGGGTCTGGGCGATGGTTGGGCGGAAATGAAACTTGAGGTGGACGAGGGGCACCTGCGCCCCGGCGGCACCGTTTCCGGTCCAGCCATGATGGGGTTGGCCGATGTGGCACTCTACGCCGCCCTGCTGGGAAAAATCGGTCTGGTGCCGCTGGCGGTCACCAGTAACCTGAATATCAATTTCCTACGCAAGCCCGTAGCTCACAGTCCTATTCGGGCGCGGGCGAACATGCTGCGTATCGGTCGGGCTACCGGTGTGGGCCAGGTGTACGTCTATTCCGAGGGCATGGAAGAGCCTGTCGCCCATGCCACCATTACCTATTCCATCCCCGCAAACCGGTGA
- a CDS encoding ABC transporter substrate-binding protein — MTMMKKLLTSAVASAMLVGGAQAEISGNTVKIGYLADMSGTYRDLAGPNGQTALEMAIADFGGKVNDAKIEVVSADDRNSPDSASSTARRWVENENVDLIAGLVASSVTIAVSNILEENDKLGIVSGSAASSITNEHCTPNHIHYVYDTYPLANGTASAVVKEGGKSWFILTADYAFGHALEGDVTRVVEENGGKVMQTVRHPFPTSDFSSFILQAQSSGADVVALANAGADTTNAITTAGEFGLTQSGQTLAALLLFLTDVHALGPQSAQGIQLTTGWYWDMNDETRAWSDRFMEKTGVRPTMVHAGIYSSTIQYLNAVKATGSDDAQTVRKQMMDTPINDMFAKNGVIREDGRMVHDMYLAQVKTPEESESEWDLYEIVRTIPGDEAYRPLSESKCKLVTQK; from the coding sequence ATGACAATGATGAAGAAGCTCCTGACATCAGCGGTTGCGTCAGCCATGCTTGTGGGCGGTGCCCAGGCTGAGATATCCGGCAACACCGTCAAGATCGGCTACTTGGCCGATATGTCCGGTACCTACCGTGACTTGGCAGGCCCAAACGGCCAAACCGCCTTGGAAATGGCTATCGCGGACTTTGGCGGCAAGGTCAATGACGCCAAGATCGAAGTCGTCAGCGCGGATGACCGGAACAGTCCGGACTCCGCCTCAAGCACGGCGCGGCGTTGGGTAGAAAACGAGAATGTGGATCTGATAGCCGGCCTCGTGGCCTCTTCGGTCACCATCGCGGTCAGCAACATTCTGGAAGAAAACGACAAGCTGGGCATCGTCTCCGGCTCTGCCGCATCCAGTATCACCAACGAGCACTGTACCCCTAACCACATCCACTATGTATATGACACCTACCCGTTGGCGAACGGTACGGCCAGTGCCGTAGTTAAAGAGGGCGGCAAGAGCTGGTTTATTCTGACGGCGGATTACGCCTTTGGCCACGCTCTGGAAGGCGACGTCACCCGCGTGGTTGAAGAAAATGGCGGCAAAGTGATGCAGACCGTGCGTCATCCTTTCCCGACATCCGATTTTTCGTCGTTCATTCTGCAGGCCCAGTCGTCCGGGGCCGACGTGGTTGCCCTGGCTAACGCCGGTGCGGATACCACCAACGCCATCACCACGGCCGGCGAGTTCGGCCTGACCCAATCCGGCCAGACGCTCGCAGCCCTGTTGCTGTTCCTTACCGACGTTCATGCCTTAGGTCCGCAATCCGCCCAGGGTATTCAGCTCACCACCGGCTGGTACTGGGACATGAACGACGAAACCCGTGCCTGGTCCGATCGCTTCATGGAAAAGACCGGTGTTCGTCCCACCATGGTTCACGCCGGTATCTATTCCAGCACGATCCAGTACCTCAATGCCGTCAAGGCAACCGGCTCGGACGATGCCCAGACCGTCCGCAAGCAGATGATGGACACACCCATCAACGACATGTTTGCCAAAAATGGCGTTATTCGCGAGGACGGGCGCATGGTGCACGACATGTACCTGGCGCAAGTGAAGACACCGGAAGAGTCCGAAAGCGAGTGGGATCTCTACGAGATCGTGCGCACGATCCCGGGGGACGAGGCCTACCGCCCGCTGTCCGAGAGTAAGTGCAAGCTCGTCACCCAAAAGTGA
- a CDS encoding AMP-binding protein, with translation MSLPEYQSVYDNFDPASLEAEILEGSLDAGLNVCTEICDKWAGDPERVALYYEKGDGGSGRLTFAELKEKSARFANYLSSQGIGKGDRVAALLPRSPELLVVIAGTLRAGAVYQPLFTAFGPGAIEYRFERAGTKLVVTDPVNYPKLTEVKDCAPVLCVNAAEVSGDIADFGKTLADQSDQFEPVQVKGSDPFLQMFTSGTVGKSKGVAVPAKALLAFYVYMKYAIDLRDDDVFWNVADPGWAYGLYYAVVGPLLMGHATHFNPGAFTPETTYDMIRKYKITNLAAAPTAYRMLKANDHVLPEGENLGLRVASSAGEPLNPEVVSWIERRHFCPVKDHYGQTETGMTCCNFHGLKHPVRQGSMGYSSPGHKVVALNTQNEAVSEGEIGQLAVDVKASPLFHFDGYTWGEKDPFVNGYYLTGDMVISHGDGCFSFSGRDDDIITTAGYRVGPADVESTLLEHKAVAESGVVAKPDEKRGSIIKAYVVIRSDQQPVSEDALKDELQELVRHRLSAHAYPREIEFVDELPKTPSGKIQRFVLRNKAKDETHG, from the coding sequence ATGAGCCTCCCGGAATACCAATCGGTCTATGACAATTTCGATCCCGCTAGCCTGGAAGCCGAGATCCTGGAGGGTAGCCTGGATGCGGGCCTGAATGTCTGTACTGAAATCTGCGACAAATGGGCTGGCGACCCCGAGCGAGTGGCCCTGTATTACGAGAAAGGCGACGGCGGCTCCGGTAGGCTCACCTTCGCTGAACTGAAAGAGAAATCCGCCCGTTTCGCAAACTACCTGTCTTCTCAAGGCATCGGCAAGGGTGACCGGGTAGCCGCACTGCTGCCGCGCAGCCCGGAGCTGCTTGTTGTGATAGCCGGTACCTTGCGTGCCGGCGCGGTGTACCAGCCGCTGTTCACTGCTTTCGGCCCCGGCGCTATCGAATACCGCTTTGAACGCGCCGGGACCAAGCTGGTGGTTACCGATCCGGTCAACTATCCCAAGCTCACCGAAGTGAAAGATTGCGCACCGGTGCTTTGCGTGAATGCGGCGGAGGTGAGCGGTGATATTGCGGACTTCGGCAAGACGCTCGCCGATCAGTCGGACCAGTTTGAGCCGGTGCAGGTCAAGGGCAGTGATCCGTTCCTGCAGATGTTTACCTCCGGCACGGTGGGTAAATCCAAGGGCGTGGCGGTACCGGCCAAGGCGTTGCTGGCGTTCTACGTCTACATGAAGTACGCCATCGACCTGCGGGACGACGACGTGTTCTGGAACGTCGCCGATCCGGGCTGGGCCTACGGCCTGTATTACGCCGTGGTTGGCCCGCTGCTGATGGGGCACGCCACCCACTTCAATCCGGGTGCGTTCACCCCGGAAACCACTTACGACATGATCCGCAAATACAAGATTACCAACCTGGCAGCGGCGCCGACGGCCTACCGGATGCTGAAAGCCAATGACCATGTCTTGCCGGAGGGCGAGAACCTCGGCCTGCGGGTGGCCAGCAGTGCCGGCGAGCCTCTGAACCCGGAGGTGGTGAGCTGGATCGAACGTCGCCATTTCTGCCCCGTCAAAGACCACTATGGCCAGACCGAAACCGGCATGACCTGCTGCAACTTCCATGGGCTTAAGCACCCGGTACGCCAGGGCTCGATGGGCTATTCCTCGCCGGGCCACAAGGTGGTTGCGCTGAACACGCAGAATGAAGCGGTGAGCGAGGGTGAGATCGGCCAGTTGGCGGTGGATGTAAAGGCCTCGCCGCTGTTCCATTTCGACGGCTACACCTGGGGCGAGAAGGATCCGTTCGTGAACGGTTACTACCTGACCGGTGACATGGTCATCAGCCACGGCGATGGCTGTTTCTCGTTCAGTGGCCGTGACGACGACATCATCACCACCGCCGGTTACCGGGTGGGTCCGGCGGACGTGGAAAGTACCCTGCTGGAGCACAAGGCCGTCGCCGAGTCCGGTGTGGTCGCCAAGCCCGACGAGAAGCGGGGCTCTATCATCAAGGCCTACGTGGTGATCCGGAGCGATCAGCAACCAGTAAGCGAAGATGCCCTTAAGGACGAGCTGCAGGAGTTGGTGCGCCATCGCCTGTCTGCCCACGCCTATCCGCGGGAAATCGAGTTCGTGGATGAGCTGCCCAAAACGCCCAGCGGCAAGATCCAGCGCTTCGTCCTGCGCAACAAGGCCAAAGATGAGACGCACGGATGA
- a CDS encoding type IV pilus biogenesis protein PilM, producing MSESFLRRLFQRGKRQGSLSLEVRADGLAWSYSAVSAVSHGFLEGPPARRQALLDTLVAEHGWSGARARLILPMDQYQVFQLDRPDAIADDELADALRWKLKDLLEYSPAEAVCDVFPFPEDASRGRGELINVVAARKTLARELVKLVENAGLELERIDIAELALRNLAASLDAKSHGVALVHLRENDGQMVICRGNTLYLSRKLDVSSESLRDAAQQDGAVQSLALEIQRSLDYFESQLGQIPPRRLYLVARDNVMPLAPMLASYVAVSVETFDAGELGLKDALDSRCLPALGGNLALGGSSA from the coding sequence GTGAGTGAATCCTTCCTTAGACGTCTTTTTCAGCGCGGTAAGCGGCAGGGTTCCCTGTCGTTGGAAGTCCGGGCTGATGGTCTGGCCTGGAGCTATAGCGCCGTGAGTGCCGTTAGCCACGGATTCCTCGAAGGGCCCCCGGCCCGGCGACAGGCTCTGCTGGATACATTGGTGGCTGAGCACGGCTGGAGTGGGGCCCGTGCACGACTGATCTTGCCGATGGATCAATATCAGGTCTTTCAACTGGACCGTCCCGACGCTATCGCCGACGACGAGCTGGCGGACGCCTTGCGCTGGAAACTGAAGGACCTGCTCGAATACAGCCCCGCCGAAGCCGTTTGCGATGTCTTTCCCTTCCCCGAGGATGCCTCGCGTGGCCGCGGTGAACTCATCAACGTTGTAGCGGCGCGTAAAACCTTGGCGCGAGAGCTGGTCAAGCTGGTGGAAAACGCCGGGCTGGAGCTCGAGCGTATCGATATTGCCGAATTGGCATTACGTAATCTGGCCGCGTCGCTCGATGCCAAGAGTCATGGCGTGGCGCTGGTTCACCTGCGGGAAAATGACGGTCAGATGGTGATTTGCCGCGGCAACACGCTCTACCTGTCACGCAAGCTCGATGTCTCGTCGGAAAGCCTGCGCGACGCCGCCCAACAGGACGGCGCCGTCCAGTCGCTGGCGCTGGAAATTCAGCGCTCCCTGGACTACTTCGAAAGCCAGCTGGGCCAGATCCCGCCGCGTCGCCTCTACCTGGTGGCGCGCGACAATGTCATGCCGTTGGCGCCGATGCTGGCCTCCTATGTTGCGGTGTCGGTGGAAACTTTCGACGCCGGTGAACTGGGGTTGAAAGACGCATTGGATAGCCGCTGTTTGCCGGCGTTGGGCGGCAACCTTGCGCTGGGAGGGAGCAGCGCATGA
- a CDS encoding ABC transporter ATP-binding protein: protein MNQSPHSHVQQSQEPGAQAPKAQVSNKTQEQLRISGLHAFYGESHILHGIDMTVQRGELVTLLGRNGAGRSTTLKAIMNMVGRRNGSIMINGEETMACAPHHIARLGVGYCPEHRGIFSGLNVMENLTLPPVVRSGGIGLEEIFSMFPNLYERRTSQGSKLSGGEQQMLAMARILRTGANMLLLDEITEGLAPVIVEKLGDVLVRLKEKGLTIVLVEQNFHFAAPLADRHYVMEHGKIVEEISANELEAKQSMLDQYLGV, encoded by the coding sequence ATGAACCAGTCTCCTCACTCCCATGTCCAGCAGTCCCAGGAACCTGGCGCCCAGGCCCCGAAAGCCCAGGTCTCTAATAAAACGCAAGAACAGCTCCGCATCTCCGGGCTTCACGCGTTTTACGGCGAGTCGCATATCCTTCATGGCATCGATATGACGGTTCAGCGGGGCGAGCTGGTCACCCTGCTGGGCCGCAACGGCGCCGGCCGCAGCACGACCCTCAAAGCCATTATGAATATGGTGGGCCGCCGTAATGGTTCGATCATGATCAACGGTGAGGAGACGATGGCCTGTGCCCCTCACCACATTGCAAGGTTGGGCGTTGGGTATTGCCCCGAACACCGGGGCATTTTTTCCGGGCTTAATGTGATGGAAAACCTGACGCTCCCACCGGTCGTAAGAAGCGGCGGCATAGGGCTGGAGGAAATCTTCTCCATGTTCCCGAACCTGTATGAACGCCGCACCAGCCAGGGCTCCAAACTCTCGGGCGGCGAGCAGCAAATGCTGGCCATGGCCCGGATTCTGAGAACCGGCGCCAACATGCTGTTGCTGGATGAAATCACCGAAGGGCTGGCCCCGGTTATTGTCGAGAAGCTGGGCGATGTGCTGGTCAGGCTCAAAGAAAAAGGCCTGACCATCGTCCTGGTCGAGCAGAACTTCCATTTCGCGGCCCCCTTGGCGGACCGCCACTACGTCATGGAACACGGCAAGATTGTGGAAGAGATCAGTGCTAACGAGCTTGAAGCCAAGCAGTCGATGCTGGATCAGTACCTGGGCGTGTAA
- a CDS encoding branched-chain amino acid ABC transporter permease, with amino-acid sequence MATTTTQTDIQQSIVKQQKSEQRKKRILNLVLLALLLLAPAVMYPVFLMKILCFALFAVAFNLLLGFTGLLSFGHAAFLAAGSYTTGYLLSNFSGLTTEMGIVVGTAAATVLGLGFGVVAIRRQGIYFAMITLALAQLVYFFFVQAPFTGGEDGMHGVPRGYLFGVVDLSNNYAMYYFVLAVFLGGYLLVQRIVGSPFGQVLKAIKQNEPRAVSLGYNVDRYKLLAFVISASLAGLAGSVKTVVFQLASLNDAHWHMSGEVILMTLLGGTGTLLGPVIGATFVVNLEYQLSQGPMGDWVDPILGGIFILTVMAFRSGIVGEIQNFMRKNMS; translated from the coding sequence ATGGCGACCACAACCACCCAGACGGATATTCAGCAAAGTATCGTCAAGCAACAGAAATCGGAACAACGTAAGAAGCGGATACTGAACCTGGTGCTGCTGGCACTGCTCCTACTGGCGCCGGCGGTGATGTACCCCGTGTTTCTGATGAAGATCCTGTGTTTCGCCTTGTTCGCCGTAGCCTTCAACCTCCTATTGGGCTTCACGGGCCTGCTGTCATTCGGGCACGCAGCGTTCCTGGCGGCCGGTTCCTATACCACCGGTTATCTGTTATCGAACTTCTCCGGTCTGACGACGGAAATGGGTATTGTCGTGGGCACGGCGGCGGCAACGGTGCTGGGCCTTGGCTTCGGTGTCGTGGCCATACGCCGCCAGGGTATCTATTTTGCGATGATTACGCTGGCTCTGGCGCAGCTGGTCTACTTCTTCTTCGTGCAGGCCCCGTTTACCGGTGGCGAGGATGGCATGCATGGCGTACCTCGAGGCTACCTGTTCGGCGTGGTGGACCTGAGTAACAACTATGCCATGTATTACTTCGTGCTGGCGGTATTCCTGGGCGGTTACCTGCTGGTGCAGCGCATCGTCGGTTCGCCTTTCGGACAGGTGCTCAAAGCCATCAAGCAGAACGAGCCGAGGGCGGTCTCCCTGGGGTACAACGTGGACCGCTACAAACTGCTGGCCTTCGTGATCTCCGCCAGCCTCGCTGGCCTCGCCGGTTCCGTGAAAACCGTGGTGTTCCAGCTTGCGTCCCTCAATGACGCCCACTGGCATATGTCCGGCGAAGTTATCCTCATGACCCTGCTGGGGGGTACCGGCACCCTCCTGGGGCCGGTAATTGGCGCTACCTTCGTGGTTAACCTGGAATACCAACTCTCACAAGGCCCGATGGGCGACTGGGTAGACCCCATCCTTGGCGGCATTTTCATACTGACGGTGATGGCTTTCCGTTCAGGTATTGTGGGGGAGATCCAGAATTTCATGCGCAAGAATATGAGCTGA
- a CDS encoding ABC transporter ATP-binding protein, with amino-acid sequence MSDPFVLETQSLVKEFKGFVAVDDVNLKVQRGHIHALIGPNGAGKTTVFNLLTKFLIPTRGKILFKGEDITAMKSAAIARKGVVRSFQISAVFPHMTALENIRVALQSFEGHSFRFWKSGESLNELNDRCMALLDSVGLAEFANTTTVELAYGRKRALELATTLAMEPELLLLDEPTQGMGSEDVERVVDLVRKAAEGRTVLMVEHNLGVVSKLCDRVTVLAQGSVLTEGDYQQVSDDPRVREVYMGGTATRKQEAAE; translated from the coding sequence ATGAGTGACCCGTTCGTTCTGGAGACCCAAAGCCTCGTCAAAGAGTTCAAAGGCTTTGTCGCGGTCGATGACGTCAACCTGAAGGTGCAGCGTGGCCATATTCATGCCCTGATCGGCCCCAATGGCGCGGGCAAGACCACGGTCTTCAACTTGCTCACCAAGTTCCTCATTCCCACCCGGGGCAAGATCCTGTTCAAGGGCGAGGATATCACCGCCATGAAATCGGCTGCCATCGCCCGCAAGGGTGTCGTGCGGTCCTTCCAGATTTCCGCCGTCTTTCCCCATATGACCGCGCTGGAGAATATCCGCGTAGCGCTACAGAGCTTCGAAGGGCACTCGTTCCGATTCTGGAAATCCGGCGAATCCCTCAATGAACTCAATGACCGCTGTATGGCGTTACTGGACAGTGTAGGCTTGGCCGAATTTGCCAACACCACCACCGTGGAGCTGGCCTATGGCCGCAAACGGGCGCTGGAGCTGGCCACTACCCTGGCGATGGAGCCGGAATTGCTGCTGCTCGACGAGCCCACTCAAGGCATGGGCAGCGAAGACGTGGAGCGCGTGGTGGATCTGGTGCGCAAGGCTGCCGAAGGTCGCACGGTGTTGATGGTCGAGCACAACCTGGGCGTGGTCAGCAAGCTCTGTGATCGGGTCACCGTACTGGCTCAGGGATCGGTGTTGACCGAGGGCGATTACCAGCAGGTTTCCGACGACCCGCGGGTGCGCGAGGTGTACATGGGTGGCACTGCGACCCGCAAACAGGAGGCAGCGGAATGA
- a CDS encoding branched-chain amino acid ABC transporter permease: MSMILGVPVTVLSGQLMLGVINGAFYALLSLGLAVIFGLLKIINFAHGAMYMLGAMCTVLMFDAFGVNYWVALFVAPLVVGCFGILLEYFLLRRIAGQDHIYSLLLTFGVALVLQGVLTNIYGVSGLRYTMPDIFKGGMNLGFMFLPYYRAWVIVVALLVCFGTWFMIEKTRLGSYLRAGTEDSQLMQGFGINVPLLISLTYGFGVMLAAFAGALAAPIYSVSPVMGSNILIVVFAVVVIGGMGSIAGAVITGLLMGVVEGLTKVIYPEGSAAVIFLVMVIVLLIRPSGLFGKEA, from the coding sequence ATGTCCATGATATTGGGTGTCCCCGTGACGGTGCTGTCCGGCCAGTTAATGCTCGGGGTAATCAATGGCGCCTTTTACGCCCTGCTCAGTCTCGGGCTGGCGGTCATATTCGGTCTGCTGAAAATTATCAACTTTGCCCACGGCGCCATGTACATGCTCGGTGCGATGTGCACCGTTCTCATGTTCGATGCTTTTGGCGTCAACTACTGGGTGGCGCTTTTCGTAGCTCCGCTGGTGGTGGGCTGTTTCGGTATTCTGCTGGAGTACTTCCTGTTACGCCGTATCGCCGGGCAGGATCATATCTATAGCCTGCTTCTGACGTTCGGTGTCGCCCTTGTCCTCCAGGGCGTACTGACCAACATTTATGGGGTGTCCGGGCTGCGCTACACCATGCCGGATATCTTCAAAGGGGGCATGAACCTGGGGTTCATGTTCCTTCCTTACTATCGGGCGTGGGTCATCGTGGTCGCCTTGCTGGTGTGCTTCGGTACCTGGTTCATGATTGAGAAAACCCGGCTGGGTTCCTACCTGCGGGCCGGTACGGAAGACTCGCAACTGATGCAGGGATTCGGCATCAATGTGCCACTGCTGATCAGTCTGACCTACGGCTTCGGTGTCATGCTGGCCGCCTTTGCCGGCGCTCTGGCCGCACCCATTTATTCGGTGTCGCCGGTGATGGGCTCCAACATACTGATCGTGGTGTTTGCCGTGGTGGTGATCGGCGGCATGGGGTCCATTGCGGGTGCGGTGATTACCGGCCTGCTAATGGGGGTTGTCGAGGGCCTCACCAAGGTTATCTATCCGGAAGGTTCGGCCGCCGTGATCTTCCTGGTGATGGTGATTGTCTTGTTGATTCGCCCCTCGGGCCTGTTCGGTAAGGAGGCATAG
- a CDS encoding AMP-binding protein: MNQTLPSYTSGTSETPLLGMTIGDMLDRTAAQFPDTEALVALHQDIRWTYQEFLQKVNEAARAFMAIGVERGDRVGIWSPNRYEWTVTQFATAKIGAILVNINPAYGVHELEYALNLSGLRFLVTADSFKASDYRGMIYELVPELKASQPGQVKAQRVEKLEGVINLDTDSHPGMWTWDAFVSRASDVSQQQLDERQRVLQFDDPINIQFTSGTTGNPKGATLSHHNILNNGYFVAESQRFTEKDRLVIPVPLYHCFGMVMGNLGCVTHGSTMIYPAEGFEPRSVLQAVHKERATALYGVPTMFIAELAEPDFESFDLSTLRTGIMAGSICPAEVMKKVNGKMNMKEVQIAYGMTETSPVSTQTSSLDPFEKQVTTVGRTQPHLETKIVDPANGNILPRGDIGELCTRGYSVMLKYWNNEEKTAEAIDEAGWMHTGDLATMDEDGYIQIVGRIKDMVIRGGENIYPKEIEEFLYTHPAIEEVQVTGIPDDKYGEELVAWIKLRPDAASVTAEDLQGFCKGKIAHFKIPKNYKFVDAFPMTVTGKIQKFKMREISIEEMGVKK; encoded by the coding sequence ATGAACCAGACTCTCCCCAGCTACACAAGTGGAACCTCCGAAACGCCATTGCTGGGCATGACCATCGGCGACATGCTCGACCGGACAGCCGCGCAGTTTCCAGATACCGAAGCCCTGGTGGCGCTGCATCAGGACATTCGCTGGACCTACCAGGAATTTCTGCAAAAGGTCAACGAAGCCGCCCGTGCCTTTATGGCCATCGGCGTTGAGCGTGGCGACCGGGTGGGCATCTGGTCCCCCAACCGCTACGAGTGGACCGTCACCCAGTTCGCCACCGCCAAGATCGGCGCGATTCTGGTGAACATCAACCCGGCTTACGGCGTGCATGAGCTGGAGTATGCGCTCAACCTGTCCGGCTTGCGCTTTCTGGTAACCGCCGATAGCTTCAAGGCCTCCGACTACCGCGGGATGATTTACGAGCTGGTCCCCGAACTGAAAGCGAGCCAGCCCGGCCAGGTCAAGGCGCAACGGGTGGAGAAGCTGGAAGGCGTTATCAACCTCGACACGGACAGCCACCCCGGTATGTGGACCTGGGACGCGTTCGTCAGCCGGGCCAGCGACGTCAGCCAGCAACAACTGGACGAGCGCCAGCGCGTGCTGCAGTTCGATGACCCTATCAACATCCAGTTTACCTCCGGTACCACCGGCAACCCGAAGGGCGCGACCCTCTCGCACCACAACATTCTCAACAACGGGTACTTTGTAGCGGAAAGCCAGCGCTTCACCGAGAAAGACCGTCTGGTGATCCCTGTGCCCCTGTACCATTGCTTCGGCATGGTGATGGGCAACCTGGGTTGCGTGACCCACGGCTCCACCATGATCTACCCGGCGGAGGGCTTCGAGCCTCGTTCCGTACTCCAGGCCGTGCACAAGGAACGGGCTACTGCGCTGTATGGCGTGCCCACCATGTTCATCGCCGAATTGGCCGAGCCGGACTTTGAGTCATTCGATCTGTCCACCCTGCGCACCGGTATTATGGCCGGCTCCATCTGCCCGGCAGAGGTGATGAAGAAGGTCAACGGCAAGATGAACATGAAGGAGGTGCAGATCGCCTACGGCATGACCGAAACCAGCCCCGTGTCCACCCAGACCAGCTCCCTCGATCCGTTCGAGAAGCAGGTCACGACGGTGGGGCGCACTCAGCCGCACCTGGAGACCAAGATTGTCGACCCTGCCAATGGCAATATCCTGCCCCGGGGCGATATCGGCGAACTCTGTACCCGCGGTTACAGCGTCATGCTGAAGTACTGGAACAACGAAGAAAAAACCGCCGAAGCCATCGACGAAGCCGGCTGGATGCACACCGGCGACCTGGCCACCATGGACGAAGACGGCTATATCCAGATCGTCGGCCGCATCAAGGACATGGTCATCCGGGGTGGGGAAAACATCTACCCGAAAGAAATCGAGGAATTCCTCTACACCCACCCTGCCATCGAAGAAGTGCAGGTTACTGGCATTCCCGACGACAAGTACGGTGAAGAGCTTGTCGCCTGGATCAAGCTCCGCCCGGACGCGGCCTCGGTCACCGCCGAGGACTTGCAAGGCTTCTGCAAGGGCAAAATCGCCCACTTCAAGATTCCGAAGAACTACAAGTTCGTAGACGCATTCCCGATGACGGTGACCGGGAAGATTCAGAAGTTCAAGATGCGGGAGATTTCCATCGAGGAGATGGGAGTGAAGAAATAG